The genomic window GTGAGATTGGGCAGCAGTTGTCGAAGTGATTCTATTTTCATCtgtgcttggtgggggggggggggtgcgggtgaTATGAaattttcattattttcttgGATAGCATTGTTGTGATCtttagtttgttttctttttagcTCTGGTTGTAATTTATGTTTTATTTGATTTAACATGTTTCTCTTATTCTATATTACCACGGTTTATTTTGCATTTTCTTGCAAAGGCGAGATATTGTACTATACGTTGCTGCTTAAGATTGTTCCTGTAATGTCTGTGGGACAAATTCTACCAGACTGCAACATTTTCCTTGTCTTCTCGTTCCCTGTGCACACAACAGTCTTGCTTACCGATATTGTCAAGGTTGTCGCTTTTTCAGAAATGTGATAATCTGTTTGAATGGATATTTCAGTGAATTTTTTAACTCCTCTCTGAACTTCTGCTGAGTCGCTGCATAAATGccagtgtttgtgcagcagctcaggaGCAAGAGCATGTAGCCGGCCTCTTCCAAGATGAACACGGGGTCATCATATCCCGTGTAGGTCAACGTGTTTGTGATTCGATGGTAGAGGAAATGGATGATATATATCATCCACAGGAGAACAAAACTGCCGGAAATGGCGAAAAGTAAAACAACGGACCTTTTTCTGTTCTCCATTTCAGGATCATTGTGATTGTGTCGGCGTAGTGCTTTGCGTGCTTTACTCGCCACAATAATGAATCTAACAGTCAAGACGTTGAATAACACGatgagaaagaaagggaggaagGGGGTTGCGATGCAATTAAAAACAGAATATATTATCCACAGCGGAGAGGTGTAGAAGTTAGCTTTTGTGTGGCAATACCACGGCGTACCGTTGATAACCTGCATCGGTTCAAATTTAAAGTACCAAACGATATTTTGCAAACAGCCCAGCGTGAAAACTGTCCTAACCACGGCGGTCGCCACCTTCTTCGTGCAGTATCTGTTCTTCAGCTTGCCGCAACAAATTGCTACAAAGCGATCGAATGTGAAGGCAACCGTCAACCAAACGGAAATGTCCATCGATGCGTAAATAAGGACGATTTTGCTACTGCATATTGGCGTTATTGACATTATACTAACTGGGAAGTAAATGCCAACAATCTTATTCAGTATCACTCCAGTCATGACGACAAGAAGGTCCGACGCTGCCATACTAACCAGGTAGCAACTGATACCTTTAGAGAGGCCGCATTTCCCACGGGACAGGATCACTATTACAGCGATATTAGCTGAAAGAAAACAGATACGATTAAACTAAGGGCTGTCATCCTGTACAAAAGATTATGTCGACATCAGTAATTTGACATTTTCTGAATAGAATTGAAAGCAAAGTATAAGGTACGTTTGAGAGTGGTGACGTTATCATTACATTGCAGTAACTGTTAATGAAGTGATATGAGAACGGCATTGAATAGCCCAACATATAATGTAGCGTGTGTATAAGGAGGGAAAGAGTTAAACTATTAAGTGAATTAAAATCGTCTTCCATCACATTCTCGTTGGCTGACCAGTTTCTGAAAATAATACTGTTTCCATTTTAAACTACAATTTTATAGAGTAAAGCAACATTCCGTCATTCACCACTTAAAGCGACAACCATTCGGCAAAAGCTTCAATCCTGCTGTCACTAATCTATGTTAATTGAACTACCAGCGACAGTGTTTGACGATTTCTTATTTCTATAAACATAGCACAGCGTCAAGTGAATTGTACATCGAATTCGAGCCAGCTGAGGTATAATTAAATAGCAAACCTTTCCGATCACACTCAAATCCAAGTTTGGACAAATGGCGTTGTTTTAGAAAGAAAAAAACTGTGCTCTAATAAATTCATGATAAGGTTTAGAAACAATGGTGTAACGATAAATGTTCTTTTTGGAAAGTTATATCTGTTTCTCTCATTTTTGGCGTTGTCCGGCCTTTGCATGCCTCTTTAGTTTTATTGGAACTTCCCAAATTGGACGAACTCAGTCTCTATCTCCAAGATATCCTTCGGTCTTCGGTCTTATTACTAAATTGCCATATACTTAAGCGTCAAACTTAAGCGTCATATCCGCAGCTCCCAAGCATGGAAAAGTAACAAATGAGTTATACATTATTCAGTTTGAATCTGTTTTGGCCTGCCTGAATGGAACGATTATGAGCATATATTTTAACAATCCATTCTGGTGTCCTTGAAATATAAATCAACGActgtattcctttccatagatgctgcctgacctgctgagttcctccagcattttttttttgtgtgttggctGTACATCCCCTTCCCAGCACAGTCAGATTCCACTGCAACAATATATCACCTTTAAACCTATATAAGTATATACAttttccaattaaaaaaaaagctccGAAGCAATTTTTTTGCAGCTTGTTATCTGTTAAAGAATATTTTCAAGGACGAAATGGACATTGGAAAATAATCTTCATTATTAACATCATTCCATGAGCCGACCACAAGTTGTCACGGAGGGTTTCTAATCTCTGTAACTTTACCTGGGCCAAATGCTAAGGAAGTACACCCGCCTATGAGAGAAGACCGATGTGGATTATCAGTTGTGCTTGCTTCGTGACACGGAATGTTCAAAGCCTATGCTCCTATCGATATGTTGATCACTATCATATGAAAAAATTTTCTCCGTTCCTATAGGTTTTGAGTGCTTGTTGATTATTCTGCATTACTGATGAGACAGAGATCTGAGAACCCCATTTAGAGAGGAGCAATAACTGAAGGTATGCATCATGAGTAAGCAAAAACACCACGAATACGCACATATGAAATTTAATCTTAATACATTACCAGGAATACCGGCAGCTGCAAGTATGGGGTAATAAATAGAGTACACGAGACCGTTCGCTGGTTCATGCATTGCCTCACTATTGTGGTAGGTGGTGAACAATGCGACCCAGGACATTTTTATACATCTGAACCCAATCCCCAGCGAGGCAATTAAGCGGCAAAACACTATTACTAGTTTACACATAACTGAAAATGGACAAACATAAAGCAATTTTCATTCTCTCATTGTTATAATACGGTGTCTTTATTGCGGTTCGACAACTGCAAGAACCGGGTATATAACTATATCTCGTGATCTGCTACTTTTTCACGCATTATTCTGGTTGAGCTGCCTCGCCCTGCCAGTAAATGGAAAACAACCCAGGAGGCCCTTTAATTTAACATGTAATCCCTGAAACCCCTGTGCGCAACCTTGTCACTGCGCCTACCTTAGTCATTGTTACCAAAGGGCCACTTCGGTCtgttcaccccaccccccccgccctcccacttaagaatgatcAAGACACGATACGAGAtatctcagaccctggcaccaggaatACAACATACCATTCTGGCATCTCGTTCTCATcctcagaacctcctgtctgttccccaaaCTAACTAATTCCCGATCAACATAGCGCTCCTCTTCTTCACATTTCTTTTCCAAGTCTCAGTGGCAGACACAGAGCAGAAACCTAACAATTGTGCCTTCCTCTGTTAGGCACAGCACCCCTAAAGTATGCGAAGTTATATAGGTTTTAAGGGGTATGGTTCTGCACTGGCTCTTTAATCCCTTCTCTTTCTTGAATGTCACATAGTTTTCTGTGAATAATACATGTCACTACTCTCTATAAGTCGTATCTGTTAAGAGAGATAAGTCGCTAACCCCTGGTGGGATTTAGACCAGGTTATTTAATGAATTATGAGACCACATTGTCGGGCCCTTGACCAATATTTCCTTGTCATCTCTAGCCACAGGCGAGGTCCCAATGGACTGCTAAATTTTTAATGTTGTATTTCTATTTATGAAGAGAACAATGGAAAATCTTGGGAACTATAGATCTAATAAAGAATGGTGAGGTCACACTTGGAACGTTGTAAGCACTTCTCTAAGTCAAATTAGAgaaggttcaaagaaggttcccAAAAATGGTTTCAGATTTTAGCTGTCTGTcttatgaaaagtgtttgatggctctgggtctgtattcactggaattcagacgaTTGAGGGGTGACATTAAAACCTTTCGAAAGGTGGAAGGCCTTGattgaatggatgtggagaacatGATTGCAATATTGGGATTGTAAAGTAAGACTCTAATGTAAGACCGGATTGCAATACTGTAGAATAGAGGGACtgccttttagaacggagatgaggaagaaattcATTAGCCAGAATGTGGTGATCTGTGGATTGTGCTGCCATAAGCAGCTGAGGAGGACACGTCAGCATCTGTATTaaaacaaaggttgatagattcaagATTGGTCTGGGCATAAAGAGAAGCGGGTGGAAGGCtgtgagggaaaatggatcagccttgatgtaatggcggagcagactgaatgggccaaatggacgatttctgctcctatgcctttttGTCTAAGAAGCCTATTTAATTCTTTCTGAACTGATGTCATTTTTCTTCGTTTGGAGGATTACATGTATTAATGTAGTCTGACTTAATATGCACCGAGATTTTGCTTTAGTATATTTATAAATTCTGCAGTGAATTTTTTAGGTAAGGATCATATCACTATATTTATCTTACAGTATATTGTATTTCCTTCGTTTTTCTCTTGAAATTTGTGCTCGTGCTATTGAATGTGTACTCGATTCAGCCGGCTACCTCTCTcttaagattttaatttcctttgAAAATCTCTTTTTAAAGTTTGTTTTTCTCAATTCATTACAAATTtttgcatttcagaatcagagtcaggtttattatcaccagcatatggcGAAATGtaaacttagcggcagcagtacaaagcaacaAATGACGAATATACAAAATTTGGGATAAATTACAACAGTATATATAGATATACATATTAATCAGCTGAATTAAGAATAATAGCGCAAAAACAGGAATAGAAATGTGAGGTAGTTTTCGTtagatcaatgtccatttagaaatcggaatgagaatgggaaagcTGTTCCCGAAGTGCTGAATGTGTGccgtcaggctactgtaccttccTGACGATTACAATGAGAAgacggcatgtcctgggcgatggcggtccttaataatggacgccgactttctgaagcactgctccctgaagatatcTTAAAGTCTACTGAGGCCAGTACCCAGTGACGTATTTATCTAATTTTACATCTTTTGGTAGCTTCGTTTGAACATGTGCAGTTGCAGCTCCacacccaccccataccagacgatGAAGCCTGTCAATGCCTTCCACCGTACATGTGCAGGCGATTTCGAGTACTTTAGGTGATACCCCTAATCTCTTCAATCCCCTGATGAAATCTAGCCACTGTTTTACCTTCGTTATAGCTGCGtgggtatgttgggaccaggttagatcctcagagatactgacatccAGATACTTGAATTTTCTCATGCCTCCATTATGAAACATCTATGAAGGTTTGGTCGTATGCCCTCGTCTTGGTATAGATGGAGTAGACCAGTGGTctaagcacacattcctgaggtgtgccagtgtttatCGTCAGCTAGTAGGACATTTTATCAGTAATCTGCATAGATTGTTGCGGTCTGGCCAGGAAGTGGATGAacgaattgcagagggaggtacagaggttctttagcttttcaatcaggactgtgagAATGATGCTGTTGAACGTTGATCTATATTCGATGattagcatcctgacataggtgtttgtattgtctagGTGGTCTCGTGCCGCatgaagaaccattgagattaTGTCTGCCGCAGCCCAATTATGGCGATACTGTGGGACTTGGTCCCTTCTGAGGAAaatgttgattctagccatgaacagcctcccaaagcacttcatcattgcATGATGAACCACTGCATAGCACTGATATAAATACTGAGCAATATGCTATTGCATGAGATCTTCAAATATTTCAAGTGTTTTGAATTATTGACGTAATATAATGTTGTTGAGAGTATAAACAATTCGCAAGGTATGATGACctgttttgttttattatttaGGGAGTTTTTATTGCGTCAGTGCTCATGTGTGCCATTAGTGTGGTGCTAAATGTAAGGTAATTTACGCTCAGTGTCGTCATCGGCATTCTGAAGATGCTCTATATGTGTTTTCTGTTGAAGTAATTTTATTTCATCAGGGCTTAGCAGAACAGTATTTTCGCTATACTCTCGTATAGCATTGTTTTGGGCTCTCGGTCGATTTGTTTCTCGCCGTTGTGTTACTTCATGCTTTGTTTGGTTTAATGTATCCACTGGTATTTGTCAGAACCACCGATTCCGCCGTGCAGTAGATtcggcaattgcgcttgtgaatataCACCTggcagctaattattatttcattgagaTAGTATTGAACACCATTCATTTCGTCGTAGTATTTGTCGAGAATTTTGCATAGCTACGTTTAGATGTCTGCAttccgccttgcctgagaaattggactgtcgagtcaaatGACGCCGAAGTCTAGCGTTATTCGTTTTATTCTCCGTTGTTCTTTTCAGCAgtgcaggcttcgttttccatttgagagctgTAGTTAACGGCCCCCTTTGGCCtggcgtttattgttttctttttcctttaacACTGTtagcattaaagtctgtgaactatcggtctgcttcagtgtctctcactccgcacgtGGGACATAAACGCAAGTCTCgaccacacaaagatggacccagcagGCAGAGAACAGCTGATCTTGGTcatgagattcattggtcagAGTGATACGTCGAGGCAACAACGGACAGTTGTACTTCCGATGTATAAACTCTTGCTTCTGTATCTATCCTGACAGAAAGATCTTGACAAGGAATCGAGCAGCAAAGTTTGAACAGTGTCGTTTTGACATTGGTGGCTTGTGGAGACAGTGCCTTTATTGTGTGTGCATATCTTGACTCTACATTCAGAGAGTCCCGAGTCTACATTCCGAGCTTCTTTCATCTATGTTGAGTTTTTCCGTTATCCATTCCACGTTTTTCAAGTCGCAAGTACCCAGGTCCCCAGCTTTGTCCTCCGTGCCTCAGATCTGCAGAACCAATGAGGGCTTCAAGCAAGGTTATCAATTGTTTCAACAAATCACCATTCAAGTCAATCGTGTAAAGTCTGGAAGAGCCCTAATCCAGAAGCTCACTGCTGGCTGGATTTACCTTATCAAGAGTATTTTTAACCTCCTGATGAAAGTACAATTGGAATGATTGAAGTTTCATGTATCAAATTTAAACGGATCTACAGGGATCCAGCTAGCTTAGGGATGAAAGAATATTGTCCATGCTGTTGTGATCTGTAAAATAGAGAATATATCCTAATTGCCTCTGGGAAAAAATTGAAAGGTAAGATACCATGAGCAAGATTTGAAAAGGTCCCTTCTCCAGGTTTCAGGTTTCAAGTTTCATGTTATCAAGATTTCCCCAGGACATTTCTCTATGTTCACaagtttttgcttttttttttccagAATTATTCCGAGGCTTAGTCAATGTGTTTATATGTTTTCAATGTCCTGCCCTCCTCAAGGTCTCACTAGTTACCCTCTTTGCCCCGCCCGATGTCTATTGATCTCAGTCTGTTGCGAATCCCAGACCTCCCAGGCtcttcccagtctctcagtctgtggtTCCCAGGACTCTCAGGATTTCCCGTTCTCTGTCTGTTGCGTTTCCCAGGTATTTCAGTCTCTCTAGATCCCCGAGTATCCCTGCCTCTCTAGCTTTCCCTGCCTTCCACTTAGCGTTTCTCTACTCAACCTTGGATCTGGAGTTTTCGGGTCTTCCTGGGACATCAGATGCCAACTGTAGGGAAGGGGTCTTATAGTGACTTCTGGCCTGTGCAGAAAGTTGGAGCATTGGGCTCTGAGGTGTTTAGATCACCTAAATTTGTCAATTGTTTCTTATCAACAGTTATTAATGGCTTAAATGTTTCTTGTGTTTTTCTTGAGCAACTCGCTTTGCAATGCGGTTTCCTGGTTCTTCCGGTTTaactttattttgataggctAACGGACAGAGTGTTAGTTTTATTATTGAAGCAGATGCCCGATTAGTTCCAATTGGAGGATTCTACTTACAAAAATGATTTCTCTCATGGTATCATTTGTCGAGATACCTCTGTATAGGcttttgtttctgtctctatAGAAACATTGTTTGACTCAGATACTATCAGTGCACTCAATGACACATACAGCAACATCACTGAAGGACATCTTGGACGAATCCCTCACCCGGGACTTCCGCAAAACACAGGTCTGTGTCGCCTCAGGGGCTGCGCCTAGAGAGGGGGACGCTGTCAACACCATGAATTCGGCAGAGCAGCTGATTCGGCCATTGCACATGTTCGGTATTATTATTTGATTCTGATAGCATTTAACTGTATTATTTCCGCCGTATTATTCGTCGAGACTTGCGCATATCTACACTTCGTTGTCTGCATTTTGCCTTACCGGAGacattggactgtcgagtcaactgattcTGAAGACAAGCGGTATTCGTTTTATTCTTAAAGTTCTTCTCAGTAGCAGTGTAGGCTCCATTTTCCATTTGAGCGTTTTAGTCAACAGCCCTACTTAACCGagtgtttttgttttattttccgtTAAGCGTTGTTCGCATTAAACTTTGTAAACTACCGACCTACTTCAGAGACACATGGGCCATATCCGTAACTGTATtaagtttatttttattattattctacGTTGATCTGCTTTCGTTGAACATTCATTTTCATGAAGGATAATGTGGAAAAACACTGTTGATGAGAATTGCTCCTGCATGCTGTAATGTACGGATCAATTTCTGTTTATCGATAATATACAATTATTGTGAATATGTTTATTTCTGAATTACATGCGTATTCTTCTTCTCTTAGCTGCTTTATTCACTCAGTTGTAAGTGGACTTAGTATCATTTCTTTTTTCTCGGCCCAAGCTGGTAAAACCATAGGGATGGGCATTGTCAGCACACGTTTCCTAATTGCTAAGAACTTTTGGActgttctagtggtgtttagtatcatggctttctggagattggcATAATTATTGGTCTGTAGGCCGAATTGTTGAATGCTGTTGTGTCGTGACTTTGTAATGATACCATTTGTATATATTACTTTTGGGACAACGTAAACAAACCCCGTTCACATcccaacaacgcacacaaaatgctggtagaacacagcaggccaggcagcatcgatagggagaagcgctgtcgacgtttcgggccgagacacttcgtcaggactaaccgaaaggaaagatagtaagagatttgaaagtattgggggagggggaaatgtgaactATCTTACTACTTCTTGAatcccccctactctcaatggaaaaaaatgcCTGTCCACGCAgatctatctatctccctcataattttaaatacctctatcaagtaccgCCTCAACCTtgtacgctccaaagaataaagacctaacgttTTCAAcccttccctgtaacttaggtgctgaaacccaggtaatattctagcaaatctcttctgtactctctctattttgttgacaactttcctataattcggtgaccagaactgtacacaatattccaaatttagcctcaccaatgccttgtacaattttaacattacagcccaactcctatactcaatgctctgatttataaaggccaacataccaaaagttaTGTTCACCAACCTGCccatatgagattccacctttaaggaactacgcaccattattcctagataactctgttctactgcattcctcaatgtcctaccatttaacatgtatgtcctattttgattagtcttaccaaaatgtagcacctcacacttatcagcattaacctCATacgccatctttcagcccacacttctaactagcctaaatctttctacaagctttgaaaaccaagTTCATTATCcgcaacgccacctatcttagtatcatccgcatacttactaatccaatttgccaccccatcatccagatcattaatgtatatgagaaACAACAGTGGCCCCACTACGGATCGTTGAGGCAAACGACTAGTCACCGGCATACAACCTGACAataagttatccaccactactctctggcatctcccatccagctactgttgaatccattttactacatcaatattaatacctaaacaTTGAACCTTCATAAACAACATTCCGTATTGAACCTTGTCAaatccttactgaagtccatatagacaacacccactgtTTTACCCTCGTCAAACTTCCTactaacctcttcaaaaattcaataagatttgttaaacatgaccttccacgcacaaatccatgttgactattcatgaTCAGACCCCGTCTATCAACATATTTATATATACCAtcactaagaatactttccattaatttatccaccactgacgtcaaacgtaCAGGCCGATAGTTGCTAGGTTTActcaatggaaccacatgaacaatccgccaatcctccggcatcatcaccgtttctaatgacatttgtaaTATTTCTGTTGAGCCCCTtctatttctgcactaacttccctcaaggtcctagggaaatcCTGTTAGGACCTTgaaacttatccacttttatattatttttaaaaagccTGTATTTCCTCTTATTTAATcatcataggttccataactaaCCTAcgtgtttcccttaccttaaacaattcaatatccttctgcttAGTGAATGCCAAAGAAAAGAACTTGTTCAAATTCTCCTCCAActctttggctccacacatagctctccattctGAGTCTCTAAGGGACAAATttcatccctcactatcctttagctattaatataactgtagaaccccttccgatttattttcaccttacttgccaaagcaacatcATATCTTTTTttggcttttctaatttctttctgaagatTCTTTTTacctttatattcctcgagcacctcatttattccagGCTGCCTGTATAttttgtagatctctctctttttccgaaccaagtttccaatatcaattcaaaaccatggctctctcaaacgtttaacctttcctttcaacctaacaggaacataacgaTCCGGCACCGtcaaaatttcatctttaaatacctcaatttctctattacatccttcccatcaagcacattgtcccaatccactcctaaatcctttcgcatctcctcaaagttagcctttctccaatcaaaaatctcaactctgcgTCCAAACCTATTCTTCTCCAGAATTATaatgaaactaatgacattgtgatcactgaaccCGAAGTGCTCTCCAACACATACCTCAGTCACCTGAGTTATGCTGCAAAATACTATCCTGCACATTTTGCAaattccaaaccatccagccgtTTTACAGAATGGAcatcccagtctatgtgtggaaaattaatacctcccacaatcacaaccctgtgcttactacaaagatatgttatctccttacaaatttgctcctttaaTTCTCGCTCCagattaggtggtctataatacatcaATTCCTCCCAAATAGCCTCCATAGGCGaatcctctaatctatcctgccaaagcaccgctgtaatattttctctgacaagcaatgcaacacctccccttcttgaccctccgattctatcacgcctgaagcaacaaaatgctTGAATATTCAGTTACCAATTacatccctcctgcaaccatgtttcactaacagctacaacatcatattttcaggtatcaatccatgctctaacttCATACACCTTTCTTAAACgcacctagcattaaaataaatgcactgAATAAATTCTCCACCTCGTACACTCTATTTATCCCAAACGGTGCAACCAGATTTACTAtcgtctttttcttccttctcttctGTCTGAGCGctacccttctctatcacctgcctatcctccctcgcaaaatgtctacaagctttctgttcttgtgaactaacctcctctgccctattctcttcaatttgattcccaccccccgaCCATTCTAGTTCAAAGTCTTCCCAAGTAagcttagcaaatctccccgccaggacaTTAGTCCCCCTACGATTCAGTGCAACCAGTCCCTTTTGTGCAGCTCccatctgccccaaaagagatcccaatgatccagaaacttgaatctctgccccttgctccaatccctctgccacgcatttatcttccacctcattccattcctgccCTCACTTTCGCATGGCACAGGCATTACtaccgagattactacctttgctgtccttcttctcaactcctttcctaactctctatattctcctttcaggaccccttctcttttcctacctatgtcattggtaagtatatgtaccacgacctctggcttctCAGCCTTCCATTTCAGGATCAGACGCGATCAGAAACAATCCAGAACCTGGCACcatggaggcaaactaccatccttgtCTCCTGACTGCGTCTACAGAATCACCTACCTGACCCCGTAACGGTCGAGTGTCCTATTACTAAAGACTtcttcttccttttcctacctttCTGAGCTACAGGGTCGGACTCTTTGCTTTAGGCACgggcactgttgcttcccccaggtaggctgcccgcccaacagtactcaaataggAGTACTTAATTTCAAGGTGTACAAACACTGGGATGCTCTATTTtacctgactcttcccttccctctcctaaccgtgGCGCACCTGTCTGCTTCCTGTGGCCCTgctgtgaccacctgcctgtatctcctctcaatcaactcctcactctccctgaacaGACGAAGCTCTttgaactgcagctccagttcatAACACGGTCCCTTAAGTGCttcagctcggcgcacctggcgcagatgtggttGTCCGGGATGCTAGGaatctccaggacctcccacatccgacagcaAGAACAACAGGCTGCCCTCACACTGATAATTCCCTCTTTCCTCAAATTAGTGTAAAAATTGAAATCTAAACCTACCCTGTCTCGCCCGTTTCCTTCTAAGCCCGTTGAACCAAAGCCCTTCAGCCTGTATTCTGCTTACGGCTCACTCCGCTGTGCGCAAACAATGCTGCCGGCTGTGTAaagctgtgttccttttaaatattCAGTGTTTCCCTGtccgacgtcacacgcctgcgcagtcctgcctctctTAATCCCGATGAGAAGAAAACAAATTAAATGGCTCCCGCGGCACCCCCGATCTGATTCTCAGATTTCCTTCTGCAGCTTAAACCCGAATCAGAATTTCTGTCATTTCAAATGTTCCgcgcttcactgcccgacgtcacacgcctgcgctgTTCCGCCTCTCTTAACCCCGATGAGAAGCAAAACTCAAAATGGCCCCCGCAGCGTTCCTGTTCAGACTCTCAGCCTTCCTCCTGCAAATTCTCCAATATCGCTCGGATGTCCTCCATGGAGGGCCATGCCTTTCCTTTCGTTAACTATTTCTTcgatagtgataat from Hypanus sabinus isolate sHypSab1 chromosome 1, sHypSab1.hap1, whole genome shotgun sequence includes these protein-coding regions:
- the LOC132399565 gene encoding probable G-protein coupled receptor 139, which gives rise to MENGAYTATEKNFKNKTNTACLQNQLTRQSNVSANIAVIVILSRGKCGLSKGISCYLVSMAASDLLVVMTGVILNKIVGIYFPVSIMSITPICSSKIVLIYASMDISVWLTVAFTFDRFVAICCGKLKNRYCTKKVATAVVRTVFTLGCLQNIVWYFKFEPMQVINGTPWYCHTKANFYTSPLWIIYSVFNCIATPFLPFFLIVLFNVLTVRFIIVASKARKALRRHNHNDPEMENRKRSVVLLFAISGSFVLLWMIYIIHFLYHRITNTLTYTGYDDPVFILEEAGYMLLLLSCCTNTGIYAATQQKFREELKNSLKYPFKQIITFLKKRQP